A window of Roseburia hominis A2-183 genomic DNA:
GTTCGTTCATGGCAAAACTGTACACCGGAATCTCCACATAATTGGTATCCGGTGTCGTCTTAAATCCGATGTCAAACACACCAAATGCCGAGCCCAGCACCAGAACAAACAGACAAAACACGCGCAGATAGACAGCAATCTGGATCATCTGCCGGAAACTACAGTTTTTCATGGCGATGATCGTCATAAACAACAACAGCCACGTATTCTGTTTGGTGATAACCGAGAGCATCAGACCGATCCCCAGCAACACCGCAATCCATGCAGTCTCACGTATGGTATACTTTGTCGTGACAACCTTGATTGCCCAGAATGTCATGGCAAAAATAAAGAAAAACTTGTAGATATCATCCCCATGATCATAGGCAAATGCCTTCATGAGGATATTGATCGCAAAATATCCATAAAAAGCTGCAATGCCGACTTTTTCCCAGTCACTTGTCCGTAAAATCGTTTTTATTTTTTCCATATTGTCTGACTGCCTTCCTCATATCCCTGCTGCTTATTCGCTGATTCTGCAATACATGGCATAGTTCTCGTCGATCACAGCGACTTTCTCATACCCATAGCCGCGCAAATCTTCCGGTATCTGATGAAATGACGTATTAAATACAATGTATCTGCAGTTCGTTTCCTTCGCAATGTCCGTAATCAGTTCCACATCCGGGTTCTCTTTCGACATCTCCTCATAGACCTGCATCTCCCGATCGCCGATGATCGAGATAAATCCGCCGGCATTCCTTCCATATAAAAGACATGCGGCCGAAGAATACTGCCTGATATCACAGAGCAGTTCATTCGGGACAATCATTGTCTCCTGCCATCCCTCCAGATGTGCCTGCACATAATCGCAGATTCCCATCACTGCATCCGGAAGTTCATAAAGATTCTCTCTCTCCGAGTAAGTCTCTGCCGATAAGACCGGGCGTCCGTTCACTGCAATACAGACACACGCCAGCACCAGTGCCACCATGCGCCATACGTTTTTCCGAAACCGGAACAGAATCCTCGTCAGAGTGTAGGCAATCACGAAAGAGCAGGGGAGCATCCAGAGTAGTCGCCAGTAGATGCCACTTAAAAACCGGGTGCCAATATACTGATAAAAAAACGGATTAAAGAAAAACAGACCGACCAGCACCGATGGCCAGAACAGCTTATTCCGTTCTTCCCTTCCAAGGAAAAAACAGCAGAGTGATGCCGCTGCAAACAATACAAAGTGAATAGCGCCCACTCTTCCCCCTATGAAGTTCAGAAATTCTCCCCAGACACCCAACATGTATGTCATCATTTTCTCTTACCTCAAATAGTACAATAGATACATTCCACACGGAAC
This region includes:
- a CDS encoding LTA synthase family protein, which translates into the protein MMTYMLGVWGEFLNFIGGRVGAIHFVLFAAASLCCFFLGREERNKLFWPSVLVGLFFFNPFFYQYIGTRFLSGIYWRLLWMLPCSFVIAYTLTRILFRFRKNVWRMVALVLACVCIAVNGRPVLSAETYSERENLYELPDAVMGICDYVQAHLEGWQETMIVPNELLCDIRQYSSAACLLYGRNAGGFISIIGDREMQVYEEMSKENPDVELITDIAKETNCRYIVFNTSFHQIPEDLRGYGYEKVAVIDENYAMYCRISE